Within Synergistaceae bacterium, the genomic segment AGTCGCTAAAAATTGCCCGTTTAATTCGCTTGAAGAGTTAATTAAGTACGCAAAAGAGAATCCCGGAAAGCTCAAAGCCTCAACAAATGGCAACAAAGCAAGCAATCACATCGGCGCGGAGTTACTCGCAAAATCAGCAGGATTCACTTATATGGCCATACCCTACGGCGGGACTGCAGATCAGTTATTAGCACTCAGACAGGGAGAAGTCGATTTTTCCGTAGCAAAAGAGGCCGATATTGCTTCAATGTTGAGCGAAGTTAAAGTATTAGGAGTCTTTGCTGAAAAAAGGATGTCTAGCTTCCCCGATGCTCCTACACTGGGAGAAATGGGACTCTATAATAAATGGTACGGGAGCGCGCGCGCAATTGTAGCACCTAAGGGGACAAAGCCTGAAGTTATAGCATTCTATGAAGAGGCATTCAAGAAAGCAATGGAGAATCCCGAATACATCGCAGCAGCCAAGAAAGCCGGAGTAACGACTCTTTACATGAACGCAGAAGATACAGCAAAATTAATTAATCAACAATATGAATTCTGCACAAATGAAGTCGCTAAACTCTGGGAGTAATCAAGATTTTATGCAGTGCCTGAGGCGTGTGTCTCAGGCTTTAATTTTATAGGGAGGCATTATTAATATGAAGAAAACAGATATAGGCGTGTGTCTTGCAATGTATGCTATATGCGCGTTTTTCCTGTATATGACTCTGAATTTACCTAAGGCCGCACAAATTTATCCGTTATGTATAATTGTCTTGCTTGCTGCTTTAACGAGTCTGCACGTTATAAACATGATTCGCGGGACAATTCGTGAGGGAGTAACTAGCGGGCTTGAAGATTTCAAAAATTTTATACCCGGACAATTTTTTATAATATTCGCGTTGATCATAATTTATTTAGTCATAATGCCATATGCCGGCTTTTATGTCTCTAGTATATTATTCATGAGCGCGGCACTTTTATTTTTGCGGGTTAAACTCTGGCAGATCTTACTTGCTGAAATAGTTATAATTGCTTTAGTTTATTGCGCGTTTACTTTATTTCTTGAAGTCAGATTACCTGCGGGAACATTATTTGATTCGTGGGAGGTGCTGTAAATGAGTGAGACTTTATCATTAATGGCCGGGGGATTTATGCACGCGTTTTTACCCGTGAATCTCTTAGCAATGACTGCGGGCGTTACAATCGGAATAATAATCGGCTGTCTTCCCGGTTTATCTGCAGCAATGGGAGTCGCTTTGTTACTGCCTATGACATTCTCAATGGAAGCATCAACGGGAATGATTATGTTAGGGGCGATTTACTGCGGGGCAATATTCGGCGGGTCAATTTCTGCGATTTTAATACACACACCGGGGACTCCTGCGAGCGCGGCGACTGCAATAGAAGGCTATCAAATGACTCTGAAGGGTCAAGCGGGGAAGGCACTCGGGACGGCCTGCATTGCGTCATTTTTCGGCGGGCTGCTTTCTTGTATATCACTGTATTTCTTTGCTCCTTTACTTGGCCAGCTCGCTATGAAATTCGGATCTCCTGAATATTTCTGGCTGTCTATATTTGGATTAACTATAATTGCCGGAGTCTCTTCTAAATCAATGGTCAAGGGCTTAATGAGCGGTGCGCTCGGACTCTTGCTCTCAACAATCGGAATGGATCCCATGCAAGGAGTCAAAAGATTCATGTTCGGCCAAGCGTCATTATATGAAGGGATTAACGTAACTTGCGCATTAATCGGCCTATTCTCAATGAGTCAGGCTTTAGTCTTAGCTGAGGCAAAAATCAAGGAACGTGCGAGGGCTACAGAATTTCATGATAGAATGCTGCTCACAAAGTCAGAATTACGAGAAATTGCGCCGACGATCGGGCGTTCATGGATAATCGGGAATCTTGTCGGAATTTTGCCGGGTGCAGGAGCCTCAATAGCTTGTTTCATGGGATATAACACGGCTCGGCAGTTCTCGAAACATAAAGAATTATTCGGGCACGGTTCATATGAAGGAGTCGCGGGCAGTGAGGCGGCAAATAATGCAGTTACAGGCGGTTCACTGATTCCCATGTTGACTCTGGGAATTCCCGGAGAAAGTGTTACAGCTGTGTTAATGGGCGGCTTGATAATTCAGGGATTGACTCCCGGACCTAATTTATTTGTCGGTGAGACTGCGAAGATGACATATACATTTTTTGCGGGCTTTGTGTTGATTCAATTTTTTATGCTGGGAATCGGCTTATTAGGCTGCCGGGGATTTGCCCATATTGCTAGATTGAGCGACGCTATATTAATTCCTTCTGTAACGATTTTATGTGTAGTCGGCTCATTTGCTATACATCAAAATTTTGTCGACGTTGTTATTATGCTAATATTCGGTGTAATAGGCTGGCTTGCTCGTAAATTCGGGCTTAATAATGCCGCAATAGTCTTAGCTTTAATACTCGGTCCGATCGGTGAAAAAGGTCTGCGGCGTTCTTTGTTGTTATCAGGGGGCGACCCTAAAATTTTATTCTCGACTCCAGTCTGCTGGGTGTTAATAATTTTGTGCGTACTCGGTATATTATCGCCGGTCTTAATGGATAAAATGTCGAAGGGAGTCAGTGAGGAGTAAAATGGTCTTCTCGTCGGGAGTATTCTTGTTTGTATTCTTGCCTGTCCTTCTCGTGATTTATTATGCGCTGAAGGGCAGGACAGCCCGGAATTATATTTTGCTGGCAGCGAGCTTATTATTTTATGCATGGGGTGAGCCAGTATTTATATTTATAATGCTTGCTGCTATATTTGCGAATTATTATTTAGTGCTTATCATGTCAAGTAATTCACATAAAAAATTTTGGCTAGTTTGTGCTATATTGCTTGATATTATTTTGCTGGGAGTGTTCAAATACGCGTCATTTATTACACAAAATATCGCAGCTCTAACAGGTTATAATGCGATTCGGGTAAATATTGCGCTGCCCATCGGGATTTCATTTTTTACGTTTCAAATGATGTCATACGTTTTTGATGTCTATTATGGGAAGTCAAGTCCGCAAAAGAATCCTTTATACGTGGCATTATATATAGCATTCTTCCCGCAGTTAATAGCCGGCCCTATAGTTCGTTATAATCAGATTGAAGCTGAAATCACAAATCGTCATGAAAATTTTGATGACTTCTCAGAAGGAGTGAGGCGATTTATTTACGGACTGGGCAAAAAGATTTTACTTGCTAATTTTCTTGCTGTAATAGCTGATAATATTTTCGGCTATATAAA encodes:
- a CDS encoding tripartite tricarboxylate transporter substrate binding protein, whose translation is MKKFFLLVLAIVLIASSAFAWTPSKNVTVIVAYKAGSGTDNTARVLSKFANETVGKTLVIQNLEGGSGSIGWTALSQARPDGYTLGFVNLPTLCSNIVEQLGDYKIDDFVPICNHVNETAIVLVAKNCPFNSLEELIKYAKENPGKLKASTNGNKASNHIGAELLAKSAGFTYMAIPYGGTADQLLALRQGEVDFSVAKEADIASMLSEVKVLGVFAEKRMSSFPDAPTLGEMGLYNKWYGSARAIVAPKGTKPEVIAFYEEAFKKAMENPEYIAAAKKAGVTTLYMNAEDTAKLINQQYEFCTNEVAKLWE
- a CDS encoding tripartite tricarboxylate transporter TctB family protein — protein: MKKTDIGVCLAMYAICAFFLYMTLNLPKAAQIYPLCIIVLLAALTSLHVINMIRGTIREGVTSGLEDFKNFIPGQFFIIFALIIIYLVIMPYAGFYVSSILFMSAALLFLRVKLWQILLAEIVIIALVYCAFTLFLEVRLPAGTLFDSWEVL
- a CDS encoding tripartite tricarboxylate transporter permease, which encodes MSETLSLMAGGFMHAFLPVNLLAMTAGVTIGIIIGCLPGLSAAMGVALLLPMTFSMEASTGMIMLGAIYCGAIFGGSISAILIHTPGTPASAATAIEGYQMTLKGQAGKALGTACIASFFGGLLSCISLYFFAPLLGQLAMKFGSPEYFWLSIFGLTIIAGVSSKSMVKGLMSGALGLLLSTIGMDPMQGVKRFMFGQASLYEGINVTCALIGLFSMSQALVLAEAKIKERARATEFHDRMLLTKSELREIAPTIGRSWIIGNLVGILPGAGASIACFMGYNTARQFSKHKELFGHGSYEGVAGSEAANNAVTGGSLIPMLTLGIPGESVTAVLMGGLIIQGLTPGPNLFVGETAKMTYTFFAGFVLIQFFMLGIGLLGCRGFAHIARLSDAILIPSVTILCVVGSFAIHQNFVDVVIMLIFGVIGWLARKFGLNNAAIVLALILGPIGEKGLRRSLLLSGGDPKILFSTPVCWVLIILCVLGILSPVLMDKMSKGVSEE